The proteins below are encoded in one region of Corynebacterium sphenisci DSM 44792:
- the disA gene encoding DNA integrity scanning diadenylate cyclase DisA, which produces MNEIGEDLLRRLAPGTAIRDGLERIRRGRTGALVVLGCDDAVTAICDGGFDFDVAFSATRLRELCKMDGAVVLSADLTRIRRANTQLLTDPSLPTEESGTRHRTAERAALQTGTPVVSVSQSMNIITVYHGGVRHVLQDSAAILSRANQALGTIERYRSRLDAGADELFAAELRGVAAAADAIAVLRVSELLRRAAGSIGRDVIALGADGHQLDVQLGELIADTEYYRRLLVSDYLVTGSGHPEPDQVDAALAELAGLDEAELLGSEAVARTLGFPATLESLTERVDPRGYRALARVPRLQYALMDAIVGRFPTLPALLRADREELAAIEGVGPLWARHVRQGLDRLG; this is translated from the coding sequence GTGAACGAGATTGGGGAGGATCTGCTGCGCCGGCTCGCCCCCGGCACCGCGATCCGGGACGGGCTGGAGCGGATCCGGCGGGGCCGCACCGGGGCGCTGGTGGTGCTCGGCTGCGATGACGCGGTGACGGCGATCTGCGACGGCGGCTTCGACTTCGACGTGGCCTTCTCCGCCACCCGGCTGCGCGAGCTGTGCAAGATGGACGGGGCGGTGGTGCTCTCCGCGGACCTCACCCGGATCCGCCGGGCGAACACCCAGCTGCTGACGGACCCCTCGCTGCCCACCGAGGAGTCCGGCACCCGGCACCGCACCGCCGAACGCGCCGCGCTGCAGACCGGGACGCCGGTGGTCAGCGTCTCCCAGTCGATGAACATCATCACCGTCTACCACGGCGGGGTGCGCCATGTGCTGCAGGATTCCGCGGCGATCCTCTCCCGGGCGAACCAGGCCCTGGGCACCATCGAGCGCTACCGCTCCCGGCTCGACGCCGGCGCCGACGAGCTCTTCGCCGCGGAGCTGCGCGGGGTCGCCGCCGCCGCGGACGCGATCGCGGTGCTGCGGGTCTCCGAGCTGCTGCGCCGGGCCGCCGGCTCGATCGGCCGGGACGTGATCGCGCTCGGCGCGGACGGCCACCAGCTCGACGTGCAGCTCGGCGAGCTCATCGCGGACACCGAGTACTACCGCCGGCTGCTGGTCTCCGACTACCTGGTCACCGGCTCCGGGCACCCCGAACCGGACCAGGTCGACGCCGCCCTGGCCGAGCTCGCCGGCCTGGACGAGGCGGAGCTGCTCGGCTCCGAGGCGGTGGCCCGCACCCTGGGCTTCCCGGCCACCCTGGAATCGCTCACCGAGCGGGTGGATCCCCGCGGCTACCGGGCGCTGGCCCGGGTGCCGCGGCTGCAGTACGCGCTGATGGACGCGATCGTGGGCCGCTTCCCCACCCTGCCGGCGCTGCTGCGCGCGGATCGGGAGGAGCTCGCCGCGATCGAGGGCGTGGGCCCGCTGTGGGCCCGGCACGTCCGGCAGGGCCTGGACCGGCTGGGCTGA
- a CDS encoding carbonic anhydrase yields MSRTPESVWRDLREGNRRFMRGESAHPNQDRARRLQLAAGQSPKAVVLACSDSRAPVEIIFDQGLGDVFVIRTAGQITDLSVLASLEFAVVSLGVPLICVLGHESCGAVGAAHTALDGGEMPAGFQRVLIEKVTPSLLAARRDGQTSRDQFEARHVAEIVEHIVDRSPEIQARLAEGTAGVVGMRYRLSDGLAEPLVMHGIG; encoded by the coding sequence ATGAGCCGCACCCCCGAATCCGTCTGGCGGGACCTGCGGGAGGGCAACCGGCGCTTCATGCGCGGGGAGTCCGCCCACCCGAACCAGGACCGCGCCCGGCGCCTCCAGCTCGCCGCCGGGCAGAGCCCCAAGGCCGTCGTGCTGGCCTGCTCCGACTCCCGCGCCCCGGTGGAGATCATCTTCGACCAGGGCCTGGGCGACGTGTTCGTGATCCGCACCGCCGGGCAGATCACGGATCTGTCGGTGCTCGCCAGCCTGGAGTTCGCCGTGGTCAGCCTCGGCGTACCGCTGATCTGCGTGCTCGGCCACGAATCCTGCGGGGCGGTCGGCGCCGCGCACACCGCCCTCGACGGCGGGGAGATGCCCGCCGGCTTCCAGCGGGTGCTGATCGAGAAGGTCACCCCCTCGCTGCTCGCCGCCCGCCGCGACGGGCAGACCTCCCGGGACCAGTTCGAGGCCCGGCACGTCGCCGAGATCGTGGAGCACATCGTGGACCGCTCCCCGGAGATCCAGGCCCGCCTGGCCGAGGGCACCGCCGGGGTGGTGGGCATGCGCTACCGGCTCTCCGACGGCCTCGCCGAACCGCTCGTCATGCACGGGATCGGCTGA
- a CDS encoding adenine glycosylase: MPAAALLAWFDAHARDLPWRRPGTTAWGILVSEVMSQQTPVARVAPRWSEWLARWPAPADLAAAGADEVLRAWGGLGYPRRALRLRAAAAAIVAEHGGAVPADPAALRALPGVGDYTAAAVAAFAFGAAVPVVDVNVRRVLRRHRQGRPLPGAHRAADAPAVAALLPARDAARFSAALMELGAVVCVARGPDCARCPVAAGCRWRAAGRPGPSAAEAAAARRRVQRFEGTDRQVRGKLLKVLREADAPVAQEVLDAVWDDPVQRARALDSLLADGLAEQDRRGRFRLPR, from the coding sequence CTGCCCGCGGCGGCGCTGCTGGCCTGGTTCGACGCCCATGCCCGGGATCTGCCCTGGCGCCGCCCCGGCACCACCGCCTGGGGGATCCTGGTCAGCGAGGTGATGAGCCAGCAGACCCCGGTGGCCCGGGTGGCGCCGCGGTGGAGCGAATGGCTGGCGCGCTGGCCGGCCCCGGCGGATCTCGCCGCGGCCGGCGCCGACGAGGTGCTGCGCGCCTGGGGCGGGCTGGGCTACCCCCGGCGGGCGCTGCGGCTGCGCGCGGCCGCCGCGGCGATCGTCGCCGAGCACGGCGGGGCGGTGCCGGCGGATCCGGCGGCGCTGCGCGCCCTGCCCGGGGTGGGCGACTACACCGCCGCGGCGGTGGCCGCCTTCGCCTTCGGCGCGGCGGTGCCGGTGGTCGACGTCAACGTGCGCCGGGTGCTGCGCCGGCATCGGCAGGGCCGGCCGCTGCCGGGGGCGCACCGGGCCGCGGACGCCCCGGCGGTGGCCGCGCTGCTGCCCGCGCGCGACGCCGCCCGGTTCTCCGCGGCGCTGATGGAGCTCGGCGCGGTGGTCTGCGTGGCCCGGGGCCCGGACTGCGCCCGCTGCCCGGTGGCCGCCGGCTGCCGCTGGCGGGCCGCCGGCCGCCCCGGGCCCAGCGCCGCGGAGGCCGCCGCGGCGCGGCGGCGGGTGCAGCGCTTCGAGGGCACCGACCGGCAGGTGCGCGGCAAACTGCTCAAGGTGCTCCGGGAGGCCGACGCCCCGGTGGCCCAGGAGGTCCTCGACGCGGTGTGGGATGACCCGGTGCAGCGCGCCCGGGCCCTGGATTCGCTGCTCGCCGACGGGCTCGCGGAGCAGGACCGGCGGGGGCGGTTCCGGCTGCCGCGCTGA
- a CDS encoding lipase family protein yields MIRRLAATLTAALLLAGCATAEEAPDPLGMPERPTPAAHPPGLIGEAEDAGVTPEGAAVRLFRYASRDARGGPMEVSGAAFIPAEPAAGPRPLLVLAPGTWGMADRCAPSASVARGSIPDQARHFTALGWTVVQTDYQGLGTPGLHTYMVRAAQAHAVLDIVAAAVQLDPALGDRPPTAIAGYSQGGGAAAAAAELQPEYAPDLDLRAVDASAVPADLVEVTRGVDESPLSGVVGYAINGMVAAYPELAEPVGAAINDEGRAFLAEVRDQCLNDTGAAFGFRSSAELTADGRTMAEHLTDPGFGRLLAEQRIGDRVPAAPVIMAHNVTDAVVPFGQARDLARTWCAAGAAVRFLTVDESVGPMESHGVADARTRAERNEFLYHAVVGDAPIAPANCGEF; encoded by the coding sequence ATGATCCGCCGCCTGGCCGCCACGCTCACCGCAGCCCTGCTCCTGGCCGGCTGCGCCACCGCCGAGGAGGCCCCGGATCCGCTGGGCATGCCGGAGCGGCCCACCCCCGCCGCGCACCCGCCGGGGCTCATCGGCGAGGCCGAGGACGCCGGGGTCACCCCGGAGGGCGCGGCGGTGCGGCTGTTCCGCTACGCCAGCCGGGACGCCCGGGGCGGTCCGATGGAGGTCAGCGGGGCCGCCTTCATCCCCGCCGAACCGGCCGCGGGGCCCCGCCCGCTGCTGGTGCTCGCCCCCGGCACCTGGGGGATGGCGGACCGCTGCGCGCCCTCGGCGAGCGTGGCCCGGGGCAGCATCCCGGACCAGGCCCGGCATTTCACCGCCCTCGGCTGGACCGTGGTGCAGACCGACTACCAGGGCCTGGGCACCCCGGGGCTGCACACCTACATGGTGCGCGCCGCGCAGGCGCATGCGGTGCTGGACATCGTCGCCGCCGCGGTGCAGCTGGACCCGGCGCTGGGGGATCGGCCGCCGACCGCGATCGCCGGCTACTCCCAGGGCGGCGGGGCCGCCGCCGCGGCCGCGGAACTGCAGCCGGAGTACGCCCCGGACCTGGATCTGCGCGCCGTGGACGCCTCCGCGGTGCCCGCGGATCTGGTGGAGGTCACCCGGGGGGTGGACGAGTCCCCGCTGTCCGGGGTGGTCGGCTACGCCATCAACGGGATGGTCGCGGCCTACCCGGAGCTGGCGGAGCCGGTGGGCGCGGCGATCAACGACGAGGGCCGGGCCTTCCTCGCCGAGGTGCGCGACCAGTGCCTCAACGACACCGGGGCGGCCTTCGGGTTCCGCTCCTCGGCGGAGCTCACCGCCGACGGGCGCACCATGGCCGAGCACCTCACCGACCCCGGGTTCGGCCGGCTGCTCGCCGAGCAGCGGATCGGCGATCGGGTGCCGGCGGCCCCGGTGATCATGGCGCACAACGTCACCGACGCGGTGGTGCCCTTCGGCCAGGCCCGGGATCTGGCCCGCACCTGGTGCGCGGCCGGGGCCGCGGTGCGCTTCCTCACCGTCGACGAGTCCGTCGGCCCGATGGAGAGCCACGGGGTCGCCGATGCGCGCACCCGCGCCGAACGCAACGAGTTCCTCTACCACGCCGTCGTCGGCGACGCCCCGATCGCGCCGGCGAACTGCGGGGAGTTCTAG
- a CDS encoding lipase family protein — protein MRTDERPRPARGRRTAAAALLLLLAATAPAAAAPGSAPLPAPAAGSADGTAPGLPGRPPGTSPIPPGRDPLLPGVLPPRPGEEPGAPARLTVLEFPAHGAGGRAITATGSLFTPEAAWPGPGPRPLLLTPTGTLGQGDQCALSRRFAAGERPEQTVRHFLARGWAVMVPDYEGLGTPGMHTYMVRDAQGMVTLDAARAAIAAEPSLSGDSPIGVHGYSQGGGAAAAAAELAAGYAPELDIRAVYAGSVPADLAATAASLDSSPLAGLLGYAINGMAEAYPELADRVTELVNDRGREYLDRVSRECVDATIVNWTGLRSADLTRTGRPISELLRDPRIRPLVERQRLGRGTPTMPVLMAHNRADDVVPYAPAARLARTWAARGAEVEFLTVDRRVAPGLNHGVALQDTREASHRFLVEHVTPGA, from the coding sequence ATGCGCACCGATGAACGCCCCCGCCCCGCCCGCGGCCGCCGCACCGCCGCGGCGGCGCTGCTGCTCCTCCTCGCCGCGACCGCCCCGGCCGCCGCGGCCCCCGGATCCGCCCCGCTCCCCGCACCCGCGGCGGGATCGGCCGATGGCACGGCCCCCGGGCTGCCCGGCCGGCCGCCGGGCACCTCCCCCATCCCCCCGGGCCGGGATCCGCTGCTGCCCGGGGTGCTGCCGCCGCGCCCCGGGGAGGAGCCGGGGGCGCCCGCGCGGCTCACCGTGCTGGAGTTCCCCGCCCACGGCGCCGGCGGCCGGGCGATCACCGCCACCGGCTCCCTGTTCACCCCCGAGGCCGCCTGGCCCGGCCCGGGGCCGCGGCCGCTGCTGCTGACCCCGACGGGCACCCTGGGCCAGGGCGACCAGTGCGCGCTGAGCCGCCGCTTCGCCGCCGGGGAGCGCCCGGAGCAGACGGTGCGGCACTTCCTCGCCCGGGGTTGGGCGGTGATGGTGCCCGATTACGAGGGCCTGGGCACCCCGGGGATGCACACCTACATGGTGCGCGACGCCCAGGGGATGGTCACCCTGGACGCCGCCCGGGCCGCGATCGCCGCGGAGCCGAGCCTGTCCGGGGATTCCCCGATCGGCGTGCACGGCTACTCCCAGGGCGGCGGGGCGGCGGCCGCGGCCGCGGAGCTGGCCGCCGGCTACGCCCCGGAGCTGGACATCCGGGCGGTCTACGCCGGGTCGGTGCCCGCGGACCTGGCGGCGACCGCGGCGAGCCTGGACTCCTCCCCGCTGGCGGGGCTCCTCGGCTACGCGATCAACGGGATGGCCGAGGCCTACCCGGAGCTGGCCGACCGGGTCACGGAGCTGGTCAACGACCGCGGCCGGGAGTACCTGGACCGGGTGTCCCGGGAGTGCGTGGACGCCACCATCGTGAACTGGACCGGGCTGCGCTCGGCGGATCTGACCCGCACCGGGCGGCCGATTTCCGAGCTGCTCCGGGATCCGCGGATCCGGCCGCTGGTGGAGCGGCAGCGGCTGGGCCGGGGCACCCCGACGATGCCGGTGCTGATGGCGCACAACCGCGCCGATGACGTGGTGCCCTACGCCCCGGCGGCGCGGCTGGCCCGCACCTGGGCCGCCCGCGGGGCGGAGGTGGAGTTCCTCACCGTGGATCGCCGGGTCGCCCCGGGCCTGAACCACGGGGTGGCCCTGCAGGACACCCGGGAGGCCTCGCACCGCTTCCTCGTCGAGCACGTCACGCCCGGGGCCTAG
- a CDS encoding antirestriction protein ArdA: MTEPDQPTGPAEREALAAWARGADAPRDAAGAPDAAAFRAAYAGAWPSFRAFADAQVEALGLINGAYPEAAAYFDHARWARDLARDYRTAPCSGGGVHVFRRG, from the coding sequence ATGACCGAACCCGACCAGCCGACGGGCCCCGCCGAGCGGGAGGCCCTCGCCGCCTGGGCCCGCGGCGCCGATGCGCCCCGGGACGCCGCCGGAGCCCCGGATGCGGCCGCCTTCCGGGCGGCCTACGCCGGCGCCTGGCCGAGCTTCCGCGCCTTCGCCGACGCCCAGGTCGAGGCCCTGGGCCTCATCAACGGCGCCTACCCGGAGGCGGCGGCCTACTTCGACCACGCCCGCTGGGCCCGGGACCTGGCCCGCGACTACCGCACCGCGCCGTGCTCCGGCGGCGGGGTGCACGTGTTCCGCCGGGGCTGA
- a CDS encoding helix-turn-helix domain-containing protein: MPQSPNHLSPAQLARQGRRRMSLGQTIAALRLERGLTQQQLADAVLISKRGVIRIEGGQTSMTVDVLCRFADALGVRPSRLLALAERREAGPDPE, translated from the coding sequence ATGCCCCAGTCGCCGAATCACCTCAGCCCCGCGCAGCTCGCGCGGCAGGGGCGGCGCCGGATGAGCCTCGGGCAGACCATCGCCGCGCTGCGCCTGGAGCGGGGCCTGACCCAGCAGCAGCTCGCCGACGCGGTGCTCATCAGCAAACGCGGGGTGATCCGCATCGAGGGCGGCCAGACCAGCATGACCGTGGACGTGCTCTGCCGCTTCGCCGACGCCCTCGGGGTGCGGCCCTCCCGGCTGCTCGCCCTTGCCGAGCGGCGCGAGGCCGGCCCGGATCCCGAATAG
- a CDS encoding LppP/LprE family lipoprotein, whose translation MTPTTDRRTRLRRVLPALACSGVLALAACADDDAPREMRWGAEDAPAAGADAAADRPDPTPGRGAADAGDPDRSDCSPLTGAEAAAKWLPGVTPRMDWAEPDPATYDPCLPLSWLHLTQRGANSRMAEHAMLFHRGEYLGTATADALDGMSTITRIDDSTIEIAQPRENRVDRFRWDEAAGRVLMNDGAAEKGGRAGDTARGPAGAGGAIPDSATEVSTVKPYAGGIAVLTTPSHNISCGIYSDYVRCGIASYHEGSPLGTDNGRQLDTVYIRHGAIEYQAASDPGPWMYQANGGDDTIRPEEVAYGRTVYYGAFACSSAEDGLTCWDSGSGAGVKMNRAGVTEL comes from the coding sequence ATGACCCCGACCACCGACCGCCGAACCCGGCTGCGCCGGGTGCTGCCCGCCCTCGCCTGCAGCGGCGTGCTGGCGCTCGCCGCCTGCGCGGACGATGATGCGCCCCGCGAGATGCGCTGGGGCGCCGAGGACGCGCCGGCCGCCGGCGCCGACGCCGCGGCGGATCGGCCCGACCCGACCCCCGGTCGGGGCGCCGCCGACGCCGGCGACCCCGACCGCTCCGACTGCTCCCCGCTCACCGGCGCCGAGGCGGCGGCGAAGTGGCTGCCCGGGGTCACCCCGCGGATGGACTGGGCCGAACCCGATCCCGCCACCTACGACCCCTGCCTGCCGCTGTCCTGGCTGCACCTCACCCAGCGGGGCGCGAACTCCCGGATGGCCGAGCACGCCATGCTCTTCCACCGCGGCGAGTACCTGGGCACCGCCACCGCCGACGCCCTCGACGGCATGTCCACCATCACCCGGATCGACGACTCCACCATCGAGATCGCCCAGCCCCGGGAGAACCGGGTGGACCGCTTCCGCTGGGACGAGGCCGCCGGCCGGGTGCTCATGAACGACGGTGCCGCGGAAAAGGGCGGCCGCGCCGGCGATACCGCCCGCGGCCCCGCCGGGGCCGGCGGCGCCATCCCGGACTCCGCCACCGAGGTGTCCACCGTCAAGCCCTACGCCGGCGGCATCGCGGTGCTCACCACCCCCTCGCACAACATCAGCTGCGGCATCTACTCCGACTACGTGCGCTGCGGGATCGCCAGCTACCACGAGGGCAGCCCCCTGGGCACGGACAACGGCCGGCAGCTCGACACCGTGTACATCCGGCACGGGGCCATCGAATACCAGGCCGCCAGCGATCCGGGGCCCTGGATGTACCAGGCCAATGGCGGCGATGACACGATCCGCCCGGAGGAGGTGGCCTACGGCCGGACCGTCTACTACGGCGCCTTCGCCTGCTCCTCCGCGGAGGACGGCCTGACCTGCTGGGACTCCGGTTCCGGGGCCGGGGTGAAGATGAACCGCGCCGGCGTCACCGAGCTGTAG